One genomic window of Paenibacillus xylanilyticus includes the following:
- a CDS encoding tetratricopeptide repeat protein, giving the protein MKGKLVRAEGPLANIIPIHLDASFFFERAVRSLDRNHVDKALKYFRKAVEYEPENPVNHCNMAGILSEKGDYEASNAVLAHVLEVVDPSMTECYFYMANNYANMDRFEEAEQALVTYLEEDPQGQFMTEAEEMMELLYYELDRPAKLNRIKSRKGVVEHDQARELLEEGKFAQAAELLEGMSPDYPDYLAARNNLALAYYYMGLFPKAKETIAEVLEQEPGNLHALCNLAIFHQNENRADQVLLLIKKLRVIVPYQKEQVYKLATTMGILGQHDSAYTHFRRLLKDEETAADPALAHYAAVAAYNTARYDVAERLWRHVSKLDPGSEVSQFYLSGLDAVREGEREPEKLSYHYHLPFDEQFRQWENYGNGIPEEMKNDPLIRSSFFWALRHGDRATKLQVIHALAMIGDYEVQQALQSFVQEPDEDQDLVAAAESVLKGLQMKEQNQGKNHDQQPVSGITDRLLSKMQSSTVQAKSETTSHWQAVVERALQMTEAKAELQQEMERIWTDYVSRVHPDGPGFKQIEGWAAGLEYLAAKIHSRPVTYQSIAERYGISASTVSKYARQIVRVCGSIPPTV; this is encoded by the coding sequence ATGAAGGGCAAGCTAGTGCGGGCAGAAGGACCCCTTGCCAATATTATACCGATTCACTTGGATGCTTCTTTCTTTTTCGAGAGAGCTGTCCGCTCGCTGGACCGTAATCATGTTGACAAGGCATTAAAATATTTTCGTAAAGCTGTTGAATATGAACCGGAAAATCCGGTGAACCATTGCAATATGGCGGGTATATTATCTGAGAAGGGAGATTACGAAGCTTCCAATGCTGTTCTGGCGCATGTGCTGGAGGTGGTGGATCCGTCCATGACGGAATGCTACTTCTATATGGCCAACAATTATGCGAATATGGACCGGTTTGAGGAAGCCGAGCAGGCACTTGTTACGTATTTGGAGGAGGACCCACAGGGGCAGTTCATGACGGAAGCCGAAGAGATGATGGAGCTTCTGTATTATGAGCTGGATCGCCCGGCCAAGCTGAACCGGATCAAATCCCGTAAAGGTGTGGTTGAGCACGATCAGGCAAGAGAGCTGCTGGAAGAGGGGAAATTTGCTCAGGCAGCCGAACTTCTGGAGGGCATGTCACCCGACTACCCTGACTATTTGGCAGCCCGTAACAATCTTGCGCTTGCTTATTACTATATGGGACTGTTCCCCAAGGCGAAAGAGACGATTGCCGAAGTGCTGGAGCAGGAGCCGGGAAACCTGCATGCCTTGTGTAATCTCGCGATCTTCCACCAGAACGAGAATCGGGCAGACCAAGTGTTATTGTTGATCAAAAAGCTGCGTGTCATCGTGCCTTACCAAAAGGAGCAGGTGTATAAATTGGCTACCACCATGGGGATTCTTGGGCAGCATGACTCGGCCTATACCCATTTCCGCCGACTCTTGAAGGATGAAGAGACGGCAGCCGATCCGGCGCTTGCTCATTACGCAGCTGTGGCAGCATATAATACGGCGCGTTACGATGTTGCAGAGCGGCTATGGCGCCATGTGTCCAAGCTTGATCCGGGCTCAGAGGTTTCCCAGTTCTATCTGTCTGGCCTTGATGCCGTTCGGGAAGGGGAGCGTGAGCCGGAGAAGCTCAGCTATCACTACCATCTTCCGTTTGACGAGCAATTCAGACAATGGGAGAACTATGGTAACGGTATACCGGAAGAGATGAAAAATGACCCGCTCATCCGTTCATCGTTCTTCTGGGCGCTGCGTCATGGAGATCGTGCAACCAAGCTTCAGGTCATTCATGCCTTGGCCATGATTGGTGATTATGAAGTGCAGCAAGCCCTGCAATCCTTCGTACAAGAGCCTGATGAAGATCAGGATCTGGTTGCTGCGGCTGAATCTGTGCTCAAAGGGCTCCAAATGAAAGAGCAGAATCAGGGCAAGAACCATGATCAACAACCGGTATCCGGGATAACAGACCGTCTTCTTTCTAAGATGCAATCAAGTACAGTGCAAGCCAAGTCGGAAACGACTTCGCACTGGCAAGCCGTAGTGGAGCGTGCTCTGCAGATGACAGAAGCGAAAGCAGAGCTGCAGCAGGAGATGGAACGGATCTGGACCGATTATGTATCCAGAGTGCATCCGGATGGCCCGGGGTTCAAGCAAATTGAAGGCTGGGCTGCGGGGCTGGAATATCTCGCAGCCAAAATCCACAGTCGTCCCGTTACCTATCAGAGCATTGCGGAACGGTACGGCATATCGGCTTCCACTGTTAGCAAATACGCACGGCAGATTGTTCGGGTGTGCGGAAGCATCCCGCCAACCGTGTAG
- the trxB gene encoding thioredoxin-disulfide reductase, producing the protein MSKYRTIVIGTGPAGLTAAIYLARANLNPLVIEGLQPGGQLTTTTEVENFPGFPQGIMGPELMDNMRKQAERFGAEFKNGWVEEVDFSKPPFKVKVGGIGELEAESIIISTGASARYLGIPGEQENVGRGVSTCATCDGFFFRGKKIIVVGGGDSAMEEASFLTRFATDVTLVHRRDELRASKIMQDRARSNEKVKWALNRTPLEVVPEALGVKGLKVRNNETGQEELLEADGVFVAIGHTPNTGFLGNQIALDDHGYVVVKPGTTETNIPGVFACGDVQDTKYRQAITAAGSGCMAAMDCEKYLEGSIIHDWSETLDK; encoded by the coding sequence ATGTCTAAATACAGAACGATTGTGATCGGAACCGGACCTGCAGGTTTGACGGCAGCGATATATCTGGCTCGTGCCAACCTGAACCCTTTGGTCATAGAAGGTTTGCAACCTGGAGGCCAGTTGACAACCACGACAGAGGTTGAAAACTTTCCAGGGTTCCCGCAGGGCATTATGGGGCCGGAATTAATGGATAACATGCGGAAGCAAGCAGAGCGTTTTGGAGCGGAATTCAAGAATGGATGGGTAGAGGAAGTTGACTTCAGCAAGCCGCCATTCAAGGTGAAGGTCGGAGGCATTGGTGAGCTTGAGGCGGAGTCGATTATTATCTCTACCGGTGCTTCTGCCCGCTATCTCGGCATTCCGGGAGAGCAGGAAAATGTGGGGCGCGGCGTAAGTACGTGCGCGACATGTGACGGATTCTTTTTCCGTGGCAAGAAAATCATTGTTGTGGGTGGCGGCGATTCCGCGATGGAGGAAGCCAGCTTCCTGACCCGTTTTGCAACAGACGTGACACTCGTTCACCGCCGGGATGAATTGCGGGCATCGAAGATCATGCAGGACCGGGCGCGCAGCAATGAGAAGGTGAAATGGGCTCTGAACCGGACACCGCTCGAAGTTGTGCCAGAGGCACTGGGTGTCAAGGGATTGAAGGTGCGCAATAACGAGACCGGTCAAGAGGAGCTGCTCGAAGCCGATGGCGTATTTGTAGCGATTGGCCACACGCCTAACACGGGCTTCCTGGGTAACCAGATTGCTCTGGATGACCACGGTTATGTTGTGGTGAAGCCAGGAACCACCGAAACGAACATTCCAGGTGTATTCGCCTGCGGTGACGTTCAGGATACGAAATATCGCCAAGCCATCACGGCTGCAGGCTCGGGCTGTATGGCGGCCATGGACTGTGAGAAGTACCTTGAAGGCAGTATTATCCACGACTGGAGCGAAACGCTGGATAAATAA
- a CDS encoding AI-2E family transporter translates to MIKEWLKNATVRRFLILLLFCLVLFSMGSMLHMILLLFLVTYVMNRLQQFITGKLNRLFPINYKVVVILLYLIVIAAIVLGISRYSPRIVNQVIQLTNEIMTFFDTAEGDNLAAKVASFLQSYDIKNYANDALKYIFALSKWLEFILLVIILSLFFLLQKQEIVKFTSKFKTSKIGWFYNEVAYLGDKFVSSFGKVIEAQLMIAVFNTALTILGLWILGFPYLFALTILVFLLSLVPVAGVIISLVPLCLIGYQMGGIQLSIIVIVMIVIIHALETYFLNPKLMAHKTKLPMFYTFIVLILSQHFLGIWGLIIGIPIFVFLLDILDVNKMEKTEEPVRVETKL, encoded by the coding sequence ATGATTAAAGAGTGGTTAAAAAATGCAACAGTCAGACGCTTTTTGATTCTGCTGTTGTTTTGTTTGGTCCTGTTCAGCATGGGGAGTATGCTGCACATGATCTTGCTGCTATTTCTAGTGACGTATGTCATGAATCGGTTGCAGCAGTTTATTACGGGGAAACTAAATCGGCTATTTCCGATTAATTATAAAGTCGTCGTCATACTGCTCTATCTGATCGTCATTGCAGCTATTGTGCTGGGGATATCGAGATATTCACCGAGAATTGTCAATCAGGTCATTCAGTTAACCAATGAGATTATGACGTTCTTCGATACCGCCGAAGGGGATAATCTGGCAGCCAAAGTGGCCAGCTTCCTTCAATCATACGATATCAAGAACTATGCGAACGATGCATTGAAGTATATATTTGCTCTGAGCAAATGGCTTGAGTTTATTCTACTGGTCATCATACTCAGTCTGTTCTTCCTGCTGCAGAAGCAGGAGATCGTCAAGTTCACATCCAAGTTCAAAACGAGCAAGATCGGCTGGTTCTACAATGAAGTGGCTTATCTTGGGGACAAATTTGTATCGTCTTTTGGTAAAGTGATTGAGGCTCAGCTGATGATCGCCGTATTCAATACCGCTCTGACCATTCTGGGTCTATGGATACTCGGATTCCCGTATCTGTTTGCTCTGACGATTCTCGTATTCCTGCTGAGCCTTGTACCGGTAGCAGGCGTTATTATATCATTGGTGCCTCTGTGTCTGATCGGTTATCAAATGGGCGGAATACAGCTGAGCATTATCGTTATCGTCATGATTGTCATCATTCATGCGCTGGAAACGTATTTCCTTAATCCAAAACTGATGGCACATAAGACGAAGCTGCCGATGTTTTATACGTTTATCGTACTAATTCTGTCACAACACTTCCTGGGAATCTGGGGCCTTATTATCGGTATTCCGATCTTTGTCTTCCTGCTCGATATCCTGGATGTCAACAAAATGGAGAAGACCGAAGAACCAGTACGTGTGGAAACCAAGCTATAA
- a CDS encoding response regulator transcription factor has translation MIRIMIAEDQRMLRGALASLLDLEDDFEVIGEAGNGEEALQQISSLKPDLCLMDIEMPVMTGLEVAERIEQLGLTCRIIILTTFARPGFLERAIQAGVQGYLLKDEPSDRLAEAIRRVMNGGREVSPELVFGAAKESNPLTEREKEVLKLAATGMNANHIATSLHLSYGTVRNYLSEAFNKLGAKNRMEAVSVAEEKGWL, from the coding sequence ATGATTCGAATCATGATTGCCGAAGACCAACGCATGCTGCGCGGCGCACTTGCATCACTGCTTGATCTCGAGGACGACTTTGAAGTCATCGGTGAAGCAGGTAACGGAGAAGAAGCACTTCAGCAGATCTCTTCTCTTAAGCCTGACCTATGCCTAATGGATATTGAAATGCCTGTCATGACGGGTCTTGAGGTCGCAGAACGTATAGAGCAGCTTGGCCTGACCTGCCGTATTATCATCCTTACAACTTTTGCCCGGCCGGGCTTCCTGGAACGAGCTATTCAGGCCGGTGTGCAAGGTTATCTGTTGAAAGACGAGCCAAGTGACCGTTTAGCGGAAGCTATTCGCCGTGTCATGAATGGTGGGCGGGAAGTGTCCCCCGAACTGGTCTTTGGCGCTGCCAAGGAATCTAATCCCTTAACGGAGCGGGAGAAGGAAGTGCTGAAACTGGCAGCAACCGGCATGAACGCCAATCATATCGCAACCTCACTCCATCTCTCGTACGGCACCGTACGTAATTACCTGTCCGAAGCCTTTAACAAGCTTGGGGCAAAAAATCGGATGGAAGCGGTCAGTGTGGCTGAGGAGAAAGGCTGGTTGTAA
- a CDS encoding sensor histidine kinase, which produces MLQRFELFPKRYGIYPYIWMIYLAMPIYYLWKAHGLDLYIGVTVFIIFILTYRQLYKTSGTSAFSYWLGVQMAAVLVLSLMIDPNMFFLGFFSANFIGWYTEQRMFRRFLLLFAIVQTIPIAVNIKEFTAEQLLFFTPFYLIMLVSPYGIRTMLDRQQLEAKLDEANQHIKELIKREERMRIARDLHDTMGHTLSLITLKSELVTKLITKNPERAIQEAREIERTSRAALREVRQLVSDMRAISIAEALADAQEMLKSADIELQITGDLEPHGDVPDLTQNMASLCMLEAVTNVVKHSGASQSLIHLERTHDGVQITVRDNGHGMPSTERPGNGLKGMSERLGLIDGSLRITSDAGGTILVFSFPLIASEPQGGV; this is translated from the coding sequence ATGCTTCAGCGTTTTGAGCTTTTCCCTAAGCGGTACGGAATTTATCCATACATCTGGATGATCTATCTTGCTATGCCGATTTATTATTTATGGAAAGCTCATGGGCTTGATTTGTACATCGGTGTCACGGTATTCATTATATTTATCCTGACTTACCGGCAGCTATATAAGACGTCCGGAACCTCCGCATTCTCCTACTGGCTTGGTGTGCAGATGGCTGCCGTACTGGTATTAAGTCTTATGATTGATCCGAACATGTTCTTTCTGGGCTTTTTCTCGGCCAACTTTATCGGATGGTATACGGAGCAACGGATGTTCCGGCGGTTTCTATTGCTTTTTGCCATCGTCCAGACCATCCCCATTGCTGTTAACATCAAGGAATTTACTGCGGAGCAACTCCTGTTCTTTACTCCGTTTTACCTGATTATGCTGGTATCTCCCTATGGAATCAGAACCATGCTGGATCGTCAGCAGCTGGAAGCGAAGCTGGATGAGGCCAACCAGCATATCAAGGAGTTGATCAAGCGGGAAGAACGCATGCGTATCGCCCGCGATCTGCATGATACGATGGGACATACACTCTCTTTGATCACGCTCAAGAGCGAACTCGTCACCAAATTAATCACCAAAAATCCCGAACGTGCCATACAGGAAGCGCGTGAGATCGAACGCACCTCTCGAGCAGCGCTGCGTGAAGTAAGGCAGCTTGTCTCTGACATGCGGGCGATCAGCATAGCTGAAGCGCTAGCCGACGCCCAAGAGATGCTGAAGAGTGCAGACATTGAGCTTCAAATAACAGGCGATCTGGAGCCGCATGGCGATGTGCCGGACTTGACCCAGAACATGGCCAGTCTCTGTATGCTTGAAGCCGTAACCAATGTCGTGAAACATAGTGGTGCCTCTCAGAGTCTGATCCATCTGGAACGAACACACGATGGCGTTCAGATCACGGTAAGGGATAATGGTCACGGCATGCCTTCCACCGAACGTCCAGGCAACGGACTGAAGGGCATGTCTGAACGCCTGGGACTGATTGATGGTTCTCTACGGATTACATCCGATGCAGGAGGAACTATTCTCGTCTTTTCCTTTCCGCTGATTGCCAGTGAACCCCAAGGAGGAGTGTAA
- a CDS encoding ABC transporter permease translates to MSILFAQSRVEMLRMSRNVYFVFWSLLMPVIFYVLYTRIFTTDAVDAKEWNAHYLMSMTCFSVMGSSIMTLGIRLVQERVHGWVTYLRVTPLPDSIYFSGKMIGQTAMHLCSIVIIFVAGYLINGVTLSVSEWIGSALWILAGSLPFLALGTCIGTFRRVDTATGLSNALYLSLALLGGMWMPLDVMPSWLAEIGHWLPSYSFGNGAWVIVTGGVPELRDILLLAAYLAAFMLISTYIRSKQKEA, encoded by the coding sequence ATGTCTATACTGTTTGCCCAATCTCGCGTTGAAATGCTTCGCATGTCCCGCAATGTCTACTTTGTGTTTTGGTCACTGCTGATGCCTGTGATCTTCTACGTTCTCTACACCCGCATATTTACCACAGATGCAGTAGATGCGAAGGAGTGGAACGCACACTACCTCATGTCTATGACCTGTTTTAGCGTTATGGGTTCATCCATTATGACCCTGGGGATCCGGCTCGTTCAGGAGAGAGTACACGGCTGGGTCACCTATCTGCGCGTCACTCCTCTCCCGGACTCCATTTATTTCAGCGGCAAAATGATCGGTCAGACAGCCATGCATCTGTGTTCCATTGTCATTATTTTTGTAGCAGGCTATCTGATTAATGGCGTTACCCTCTCGGTCTCCGAGTGGATCGGCTCCGCACTGTGGATTTTGGCTGGTTCTCTGCCCTTTCTCGCCCTTGGTACGTGTATTGGCACCTTCCGCCGTGTCGATACCGCTACCGGGCTCAGCAACGCTCTATATCTTTCGCTCGCTTTACTTGGGGGGATGTGGATGCCGTTGGACGTCATGCCGAGCTGGCTTGCAGAAATCGGTCATTGGCTGCCTTCCTACAGTTTCGGCAATGGAGCGTGGGTTATTGTAACCGGTGGTGTACCTGAGCTACGGGATATCCTGCTATTGGCAGCATACTTGGCGGCTTTTATGTTAATATCCACATATATCCGCAGCAAACAAAAGGAGGCTTAA